One genomic segment of Sminthopsis crassicaudata isolate SCR6 chromosome 4, ASM4859323v1, whole genome shotgun sequence includes these proteins:
- the FUT9 gene encoding 4-galactosyl-N-acetylglucosaminide 3-alpha-L-fucosyltransferase 9 isoform X2 codes for MTSTSKGIFRPFLITCIILGCFMACLLIYIKPTNSWILGPIETTSSVLKMKNFFSSKTDDLNETIILIWVWPFGQTFDLSSCQAMFNIHGCRLTTDRALYNKSHAVLIHHRDISWDLTNLPQQARPPFQKWIWMNLESPTHTPQKSGIEHLFNLTLTYRRDSDIQVPYGFMTVSTNSIVFEVPSKKKLVCWVVSNWNPEHARVKYYSELSKSIEIHTYGQAFGEYVNDKSLIPTISTCKFYLSFENSIHKDYITEKLYNAFLAGTVPVVLGPSRENYENFIPGDSFIHVEDYSSASELAKYLKELDRNDKLYLSYFNWRKSFTVNLPRFWETHACSACDHVKRHQEYKSVGNLEKWFWN; via the coding sequence ATGACATCGACATCCAAAGGAATTTTTCGCCCATTTTTAATCACCTGTATTATCCTGGGTTGTTTCATGGCATGCTTGCTCATTTACATCAAGCCCACCAACAGCTGGATCCTTGGCCCCATAGAGACAACCAGCTCTgtcctgaaaatgaaaaatttcttttCCAGCAAAACTGATGATTTGAATGAAACTATCATATTGATTTGGGTATGGCCTTTCGGGCAGACATTTGACCTTTCATCCTGTCAAGCAATGTTTAACATCCATGGGTGCCGTCTTACCACTGATCGAGCCCTTTACAACAAATCCCATGCTGTTTTGATTCACCACCGAGACATCAGTTGGGATCTCACTAATTTACCCCAGCAAGCTCGGCCACCTTTCCAGAAATGGATTTGGATGAACTTGGAATCCCCCACCCACACACCCCAGAAAAGTGGTATTGAACATCTCTTCAACCTAACTCTGACCTATCGCCGAGACTCAGATATACAAGTGCCTTATGGCTTCATGACAGTAAGCACAAACTCCATTGTGTTTGAAGTGCCAAGCAAGAAGAAGCTAGTGTGCTGGGTTGTCAGTAACTGGAATCCTGAGCATGCAAGAGTCAAGTATTACAGTGAGCTGAGTAAAAGCATTGAAATTCATACTTATGGACAAGCATTTGGAGAATATGTGAATGATAAAAGTTTGATTCCTACCATATCTACTTGTAAATTTTACCTTTCCTTTGAAAACTCAATCCACAAAGATTACATTACTGAAAAACTCTACAATGCATTTCTGGCTGGTACAGTACCTGTTGTGCTTGGTCCATCTAGGGAAAACTATGAGAATTTTATCCCAGGGGATTCCTTCATTCATGTGGAAGATTACAGTTCTGCCAGTGAGCTAGCCAAATATCTTAAGGAGCTAGACAGAAATGATAAATTATACCTCAGTTACTTTAACTGGAGGAAGAGCTTCACAGTGAATCTGCCACGGTTCTGGGAAACACATGCATGCTCTGCTTGTGACCATGTGAAGAGACACCAAGAGTACAAGTCTGTTGGCAATCTAGAGAAATGGTTTTGGAATTAA
- the FUT9 gene encoding 4-galactosyl-N-acetylglucosaminide 3-alpha-L-fucosyltransferase 9 isoform X1, with translation MSPQLKKKIMTSTSKGIFRPFLITCIILGCFMACLLIYIKPTNSWILGPIETTSSVLKMKNFFSSKTDDLNETIILIWVWPFGQTFDLSSCQAMFNIHGCRLTTDRALYNKSHAVLIHHRDISWDLTNLPQQARPPFQKWIWMNLESPTHTPQKSGIEHLFNLTLTYRRDSDIQVPYGFMTVSTNSIVFEVPSKKKLVCWVVSNWNPEHARVKYYSELSKSIEIHTYGQAFGEYVNDKSLIPTISTCKFYLSFENSIHKDYITEKLYNAFLAGTVPVVLGPSRENYENFIPGDSFIHVEDYSSASELAKYLKELDRNDKLYLSYFNWRKSFTVNLPRFWETHACSACDHVKRHQEYKSVGNLEKWFWN, from the exons ATGTCCCCCCAGCTGAAAA AAAAAATTATGACATCGACATCCAAAGGAATTTTTCGCCCATTTTTAATCACCTGTATTATCCTGGGTTGTTTCATGGCATGCTTGCTCATTTACATCAAGCCCACCAACAGCTGGATCCTTGGCCCCATAGAGACAACCAGCTCTgtcctgaaaatgaaaaatttcttttCCAGCAAAACTGATGATTTGAATGAAACTATCATATTGATTTGGGTATGGCCTTTCGGGCAGACATTTGACCTTTCATCCTGTCAAGCAATGTTTAACATCCATGGGTGCCGTCTTACCACTGATCGAGCCCTTTACAACAAATCCCATGCTGTTTTGATTCACCACCGAGACATCAGTTGGGATCTCACTAATTTACCCCAGCAAGCTCGGCCACCTTTCCAGAAATGGATTTGGATGAACTTGGAATCCCCCACCCACACACCCCAGAAAAGTGGTATTGAACATCTCTTCAACCTAACTCTGACCTATCGCCGAGACTCAGATATACAAGTGCCTTATGGCTTCATGACAGTAAGCACAAACTCCATTGTGTTTGAAGTGCCAAGCAAGAAGAAGCTAGTGTGCTGGGTTGTCAGTAACTGGAATCCTGAGCATGCAAGAGTCAAGTATTACAGTGAGCTGAGTAAAAGCATTGAAATTCATACTTATGGACAAGCATTTGGAGAATATGTGAATGATAAAAGTTTGATTCCTACCATATCTACTTGTAAATTTTACCTTTCCTTTGAAAACTCAATCCACAAAGATTACATTACTGAAAAACTCTACAATGCATTTCTGGCTGGTACAGTACCTGTTGTGCTTGGTCCATCTAGGGAAAACTATGAGAATTTTATCCCAGGGGATTCCTTCATTCATGTGGAAGATTACAGTTCTGCCAGTGAGCTAGCCAAATATCTTAAGGAGCTAGACAGAAATGATAAATTATACCTCAGTTACTTTAACTGGAGGAAGAGCTTCACAGTGAATCTGCCACGGTTCTGGGAAACACATGCATGCTCTGCTTGTGACCATGTGAAGAGACACCAAGAGTACAAGTCTGTTGGCAATCTAGAGAAATGGTTTTGGAATTAA